Proteins from a single region of Oreochromis niloticus isolate F11D_XX linkage group LG7, O_niloticus_UMD_NMBU, whole genome shotgun sequence:
- the eea1 gene encoding early endosome antigen 1 isoform X2 codes for MNVSLAVEVMKIICLEVHRRTHGLNVWTPGKGGSQNAESEQPSTDLNHDQTSEGFICPQCMKSHNSAEELFKHYELFHDTGELPAHVAPTREDLTMLRQEVQDLHASLKEERWFSGELKKELDKVQGHLKQNDGQMSADDSVLERKLNEAETEKFNIKQMKDLFEQKAAQLATEIVDLKSRYDEEKSLREAADQRLAKLNEQLQEAKEENERLQTELLQRPGVEDVEVLQKELVQVQTVMDNMTREREEESERLKNHYEQLQANYTTSEMTISQLKAELEKGPQEAAVYTQQIHELQSNLNNLQQQSQSLSEKLARKEKEYQDLDEHLGAEKASKKEVQESLRERELEVQELQARATGAEASLHKAQTEVTERAEEVAKLKSEIAELEVKHAELKVERKQLEQQREEKENQGAQQQTEISQLHAKLLEAERQLGEVQGRLKEQRQLSGEKLKDREQQAADLQLKLSRAEEQLKESASKSTDLQHQVEKAKQQHQELQALQQNTNGKLREAQNDLEQVLRQIGDKDQKIQNLEALLQKSKDTVSQLEAEREDLCAKIQAGEGETAVLNQLKEKNHALQEQVTQLTDKLKNQSESNKQAQDNLHKQVQEQKTLLRSAQDRAHTLETSVTELTTQLTESKEKVAQLDTQLKAKTELLLSAEAAKAAQKANLENSLESAQHALQDKQQELNKVQKNLEDHAQRLKERQEQCTQLESSLKECKDKLLASEQQIEQLEGLCKKLESQVGEMQAARDQVQQELQQLQKESSEVKKKAKELQRSLETEKSGATSLQEELKKKTGTLSDVQQKLAQSEQEIATLKANLEKVTQEGKSQHAELDKKAQSLTAELQKAQEEKKAQQKELAATQESLGKANKALKESQSQLDTERKNHKSAIEEKDKSNEKARQELLKNNESITKAMKESKEQLEQMREAEKQLKVQLTSLEQQHTKTQETLREKENELEKLRMQLKTTQGSLEEEIKKLNGQVTELKEAGVKKAQEENKLKAQVSGLGQELTSEKSRTAELQKALEQSKEHINKLQSDVYGKDSEVSALRQDLKASEQKLSMGQEELAANRTHQSGLESQIQDLKSGRSSLEQEVAKRDEKLQQQEQTLKELQKQKGQVKEELDKEKSNVEELNKAKSVLEKNNSRLTSELKTLMEKSEKELGELQEAKQLLIQQKLELQAQVEAAQGALKQEQKEHQTTKDSRSEREEQLLAQIRDAQDQLAAEKKRWEEQVKRGEETEAKMGLQVTALNENVATLKREWQGSQRRVGELEKQTDELRGEIAVLEATVQNNQDERRTLLERCVKGEGEIEKLQAKVVELRRKLDDTTAAMQELGRENQSLQIKQSQSLTRKWAEDHEVQNCMACGKGFTVTVRKHHCRHCGNIFCAECSSRNALTPSSKKPVRVCETCFEELQG; via the exons GAGGAAAGATGGTTCTCTGGGGAGCTAAAAAAAGAGTTAGACAAAGTCCAAGGACACCTGAAGCAG AACGATGGGCAGATGAGCGCAGATGATTCAG TACTTGAAAGGAAGCTGAATGAAGCTGAGACAGAGAAGTTCAACATCAAACAGATGAAAGACCTGTTTGAGCAGAAGGCTGCCCAGCTGGCCACAGAGATAGTAG ATTTGAAGTCCCGTTACGATGAGGAGAAAAGCCTCCGGGAGGCTGCTGACCAGAGATTAGCAAAGTTGAACGAACAACTGCAGGAAGCGAAGGAGGAGAACGAGCGACTCCAAACAGAGCTG CTGCAGCGACCGGGCGTTGAGGATGTCGAGGTTCTGCAGAAGGAGCTGGTCCAGGTGCAAACGGTGATGGACAACATGACCCGTGAGAGGGAGGAAGAGTCAGAGCGCCTCAAAAACCATTACGAGCAACTGCAGGCTAATTATACTACCTCAGAG ATGACCATTTCCCAACtgaaggcagagctggagaAGGGTCCTCAGGAAGCAGCCGTCTACACGCAACAGATCCATGAGTTGCAGAGCAATTTGAATAACTTGCAGCAGCAAAGTCAG AGCCTGTCTGAAAAGCTTGCACGCAAGGAGAAGGAGTATCAAGATCTGGACGAGCATCTAGGAGCTGAGAAAGCTTCCAAGAAGGAAGTCCAAGAAAGCCTGAGGGAAAGGGAATTAGAAGTGCAAGAGCTGCAGGCTCGGGCCACAGGGGCTGAGGCGTCCCTGCACAAAGCCCAGACGGAGGTCACAGAGAGGGCTGAGGAGGTGGCAAAGTTAAAGAGTGAGATTGCAGAGCTAGAGGTGAAGCATGCGGAGCTAAAGGTTGAGAGGAAACAGCTGGAACAGCAGCGGGAAGAAAAGGAAAACCAAGGTGCTCAGCAGCAGACTGAGATCAGTCAG CTGCATGCCAAACTGTTGGAGGCAGAGAGGCAGCTGGGTGAGGTGCAAGGTCGATTGAAAGAGCAGAGGCAGCTGTCGGGGGAGAAACTCAAGGACCGCGAGCAGCAAgcagccgacctgcagctcaAACTCTCCCGTGCAGAGGAACAG CTGAAGGAGAGTGCCAGTAAGAGCACAGACCTGCAGCACCAGGTGGAGAAAGCCAAGCAGCAGCACCAGGAGCTGCAGGCACTGCAGCAAAACACCAACGGCAAACTCCGTGAGGCGCAG AATGACCTGGAGCAGGTGTTGCGTCAGATCGGAGATAAAGACCAGAAGATACAGAACCTGGAAGCTTTGCTTCAGAAGAGTAAAGACACAGTGAGCCAGCTGGAAGCTGAGAGAGAGGACCTGTGTGCCAAAATCCAGGCCGGGGAAGGAGAGACAGCTGTCCTTAACCAGCTTAAAGAGAAAAACCATGCACTACAAGAACAA GTAACACAGTTGACAGACAAGCTcaagaaccaatcagagagcaacAAGCAAGCACAAGATAATCTACACAAGCAGGTCCAGGAGCAGAAGACTCTGCTCCGCTCGGCCCAGGACCGAGCTCATACCCTGGAGACTTCAGTCACTGAACTCACCACCCAGCTCACGGAGAGCAAGGAGAAAGTAGCCCAGTTGGATACTCAG CTGAAGGCAAAGACAGAGCTGTTGCTCTCTGCAGAGGCAGCTAAGGCTGCACAGAAAGCAAACCTAGAGAACAGCCTGGAGTCTGCCCAACATGCACTACAGGACAAGCAGCAG GAGCTGAATAAGGTTCAGAAGAACCTGGAGGATCATGCCCAAAGGCTCAAAGAGAGACAAGAGCAGTGCACACAGCTGGAAAGCAGTCTGAAGGAATGCAAAGATAAGTTACTGGCCTCAGAGCAGCAGATAGAGCAGCTGGAGGGACTCTGCAAG AAATTGGAGTCACAGGTAggggagatgcaggctgcacgGGATCAGGTGCAGCAGgaactgcagcagctgcagaagGAAAGTTCGGAAGTTAAAAAGAAAGCCAAGGAGCTGCAACGCTCACTGGAAACTGAGAAATCAGG GGCTACAAGTCTGCAGGAGGaattaaagaaaaagacaggTACCTTGAGTGATGTCCAGCAGAAGCTAGCACAGTCCGAGCAGGAGATTgctactttgaaggcaaacctGGAAAAGGTGACCCAGGAGGGAAAGTCTCAACATGCAGAGCTGGATAAAAAAGctcagagtctgacagcagagtTACAAAAGGcccaagaggaaaaaaaggctcAACAAAAGGAGCTTGCAGCTACTCAGGAGAGTCTCGGAAAGGCTAACAAAGCACTGAAAGAGAGTCAGAGTCAACTGGACACTGAGAGGAAGAACCATAAATCAGCTATAGAGGAGAAG GATAAGTCTAATGAAAAAGCAAGACAGGAGCTTCTGAAAAATAATGAGTCCATCACAAAGGCAATGAAGGAATCCAAAGAACAGCTGGAGCAGATGAGAGAG GCAGAGAAACAGCTAAAAGTGCAGCTGACCTCATTAGAACAACAGCACACAAAGACTCAGGAGACACTGAGGGAAAAGGAGAACGAGCTGGAAAAGCTGCGGATGCAACTGAAGACGACCCAGGGATCTTTGGAAGAAGAGATTAAGAAACTGAATGGCCAAGTGACAGAGCTTAAGGAAGCTGGTGTCAAGAAA GCACAAGAAGAAAATAAGCTGAAGGCACAGGTGTCGGGGCTCGGCCAGGAGCTGACCTCTGAGAAGAGCCGgacagcagagctgcagaagGCCTTGGAGCAAAGCAAGGAACACATCAATAAACTTCAATCTGACGTGTACGGAAAAGACTCTGAGGTTTCTGCCCTCCGTCAAGATCTCAAG GCATCAGAGCAGAAACTGAGCATGGgtcaggaggagctggctgcTAATCGAACCCATCAGTCAGGCTTAGAGTCCCAGATCCAGGACTTGAAATCAGGCCGGAGCTCGCTGGAGCAGGAGGTCGCCAAACGGGACGAGAAGCTCCAACAGCAGGAGCAAACCCTGAAGGAGCTACAGAAGCAAAAG GGTCAAGTTAAGGAGGAGCTGGACAAGGAGAAGAGCAATGTGGAGGAGCTGAACAAAGCGAAGAGTGTCCTGGAGAAGAACAACAGCAGACTGACTTCAGAGTTAAAAACACTAATGGAGAAGAGCGAGAAG GAGCTCGGCGAATTGCAGGAAGCCAAACAGCTGTTGATCCAGCAGAAACTTGAGCTGCAGGCTCAGGTGGAGGCAGCACAGGGTGCTCTCAAGCAGGAGCAGAAGGAGCACCAGACCACCAAGGACAGCAGGAGTGAGAGGGAGGAGCAGCTCCTAGCCCAAATCAGGGACGCTCAGGATCAGCTG GCAGCAGAGAAGAAGAGATGGGAAGAGCAGGTGAAACGTGGGGAGGAGACAGAAGCTAAGATGGGTTTGCAGGTGACAGCCCTGAATGAAAACGTGGCCACGTTGAAGAGGGAATGGCAGGGCAGCCAGCGGAGAGTCGGCGAACTCGAGAAGCAGACGGATGAGCTGAGAGGAGAAATCGCTGTGCTGGAGGCCACCGTGCAGAACAACCAGGATGAGCGACGGACTCTTTTGGAAAG GTGCGTGAAGGGTGAAGGTGAGATCGAGAAGCTCCAGGCCAAAGTGGTGGAGCTCCGGAGGAAACTGGATGACACGACGGCTGCCATGCAGGAGCTCGGCAGAGAGAACCAGTCGCTTCAG ATCAAGCAGTCACAGAGTCTGACCAGAAAGTGGGCTGAGGATCACGAAGTGCAGAACTGCATGGCCTGTGGGAAAGGCTTCACCGTCACTGTCAGGAAG CACCACTGCAGACATTGTGGAAACATCTTCTGTGCCGAGTGTTCGTCAAGGAACGCCCTCACTCCGTCCTCTAAAAAGCCAGTGCGCGTGTGTGAGACGTGCTTCGAGGAGCTCCAaggctga
- the eea1 gene encoding early endosome antigen 1 isoform X1, protein MNVSLAVEVMKIICLEVHRRTHGLNVWTPGKGGSQNAESEQPSTDLNHDQTSEGFICPQCMKSHNSAEELFKHYELFHDTGELPAHVAPTREDLTMLRQEVQDLHASLKEERWFSGELKKELDKVQGHLKQNDGQMSADDSVLERKLNEAETEKFNIKQMKDLFEQKAAQLATEIVDLKSRYDEEKSLREAADQRLAKLNEQLQEAKEENERLQTELLQRPGVEDVEVLQKELVQVQTVMDNMTREREEESERLKNHYEQLQANYTTSEIRKLEMTISQLKAELEKGPQEAAVYTQQIHELQSNLNNLQQQSQSLSEKLARKEKEYQDLDEHLGAEKASKKEVQESLRERELEVQELQARATGAEASLHKAQTEVTERAEEVAKLKSEIAELEVKHAELKVERKQLEQQREEKENQGAQQQTEISQLHAKLLEAERQLGEVQGRLKEQRQLSGEKLKDREQQAADLQLKLSRAEEQLKESASKSTDLQHQVEKAKQQHQELQALQQNTNGKLREAQNDLEQVLRQIGDKDQKIQNLEALLQKSKDTVSQLEAEREDLCAKIQAGEGETAVLNQLKEKNHALQEQVTQLTDKLKNQSESNKQAQDNLHKQVQEQKTLLRSAQDRAHTLETSVTELTTQLTESKEKVAQLDTQLKAKTELLLSAEAAKAAQKANLENSLESAQHALQDKQQELNKVQKNLEDHAQRLKERQEQCTQLESSLKECKDKLLASEQQIEQLEGLCKKLESQVGEMQAARDQVQQELQQLQKESSEVKKKAKELQRSLETEKSGATSLQEELKKKTGTLSDVQQKLAQSEQEIATLKANLEKVTQEGKSQHAELDKKAQSLTAELQKAQEEKKAQQKELAATQESLGKANKALKESQSQLDTERKNHKSAIEEKDKSNEKARQELLKNNESITKAMKESKEQLEQMREAEKQLKVQLTSLEQQHTKTQETLREKENELEKLRMQLKTTQGSLEEEIKKLNGQVTELKEAGVKKAQEENKLKAQVSGLGQELTSEKSRTAELQKALEQSKEHINKLQSDVYGKDSEVSALRQDLKASEQKLSMGQEELAANRTHQSGLESQIQDLKSGRSSLEQEVAKRDEKLQQQEQTLKELQKQKGQVKEELDKEKSNVEELNKAKSVLEKNNSRLTSELKTLMEKSEKELGELQEAKQLLIQQKLELQAQVEAAQGALKQEQKEHQTTKDSRSEREEQLLAQIRDAQDQLAAEKKRWEEQVKRGEETEAKMGLQVTALNENVATLKREWQGSQRRVGELEKQTDELRGEIAVLEATVQNNQDERRTLLERCVKGEGEIEKLQAKVVELRRKLDDTTAAMQELGRENQSLQIKQSQSLTRKWAEDHEVQNCMACGKGFTVTVRKHHCRHCGNIFCAECSSRNALTPSSKKPVRVCETCFEELQG, encoded by the exons GAGGAAAGATGGTTCTCTGGGGAGCTAAAAAAAGAGTTAGACAAAGTCCAAGGACACCTGAAGCAG AACGATGGGCAGATGAGCGCAGATGATTCAG TACTTGAAAGGAAGCTGAATGAAGCTGAGACAGAGAAGTTCAACATCAAACAGATGAAAGACCTGTTTGAGCAGAAGGCTGCCCAGCTGGCCACAGAGATAGTAG ATTTGAAGTCCCGTTACGATGAGGAGAAAAGCCTCCGGGAGGCTGCTGACCAGAGATTAGCAAAGTTGAACGAACAACTGCAGGAAGCGAAGGAGGAGAACGAGCGACTCCAAACAGAGCTG CTGCAGCGACCGGGCGTTGAGGATGTCGAGGTTCTGCAGAAGGAGCTGGTCCAGGTGCAAACGGTGATGGACAACATGACCCGTGAGAGGGAGGAAGAGTCAGAGCGCCTCAAAAACCATTACGAGCAACTGCAGGCTAATTATACTACCTCAGAG ATTCGTAAACTGGAG ATGACCATTTCCCAACtgaaggcagagctggagaAGGGTCCTCAGGAAGCAGCCGTCTACACGCAACAGATCCATGAGTTGCAGAGCAATTTGAATAACTTGCAGCAGCAAAGTCAG AGCCTGTCTGAAAAGCTTGCACGCAAGGAGAAGGAGTATCAAGATCTGGACGAGCATCTAGGAGCTGAGAAAGCTTCCAAGAAGGAAGTCCAAGAAAGCCTGAGGGAAAGGGAATTAGAAGTGCAAGAGCTGCAGGCTCGGGCCACAGGGGCTGAGGCGTCCCTGCACAAAGCCCAGACGGAGGTCACAGAGAGGGCTGAGGAGGTGGCAAAGTTAAAGAGTGAGATTGCAGAGCTAGAGGTGAAGCATGCGGAGCTAAAGGTTGAGAGGAAACAGCTGGAACAGCAGCGGGAAGAAAAGGAAAACCAAGGTGCTCAGCAGCAGACTGAGATCAGTCAG CTGCATGCCAAACTGTTGGAGGCAGAGAGGCAGCTGGGTGAGGTGCAAGGTCGATTGAAAGAGCAGAGGCAGCTGTCGGGGGAGAAACTCAAGGACCGCGAGCAGCAAgcagccgacctgcagctcaAACTCTCCCGTGCAGAGGAACAG CTGAAGGAGAGTGCCAGTAAGAGCACAGACCTGCAGCACCAGGTGGAGAAAGCCAAGCAGCAGCACCAGGAGCTGCAGGCACTGCAGCAAAACACCAACGGCAAACTCCGTGAGGCGCAG AATGACCTGGAGCAGGTGTTGCGTCAGATCGGAGATAAAGACCAGAAGATACAGAACCTGGAAGCTTTGCTTCAGAAGAGTAAAGACACAGTGAGCCAGCTGGAAGCTGAGAGAGAGGACCTGTGTGCCAAAATCCAGGCCGGGGAAGGAGAGACAGCTGTCCTTAACCAGCTTAAAGAGAAAAACCATGCACTACAAGAACAA GTAACACAGTTGACAGACAAGCTcaagaaccaatcagagagcaacAAGCAAGCACAAGATAATCTACACAAGCAGGTCCAGGAGCAGAAGACTCTGCTCCGCTCGGCCCAGGACCGAGCTCATACCCTGGAGACTTCAGTCACTGAACTCACCACCCAGCTCACGGAGAGCAAGGAGAAAGTAGCCCAGTTGGATACTCAG CTGAAGGCAAAGACAGAGCTGTTGCTCTCTGCAGAGGCAGCTAAGGCTGCACAGAAAGCAAACCTAGAGAACAGCCTGGAGTCTGCCCAACATGCACTACAGGACAAGCAGCAG GAGCTGAATAAGGTTCAGAAGAACCTGGAGGATCATGCCCAAAGGCTCAAAGAGAGACAAGAGCAGTGCACACAGCTGGAAAGCAGTCTGAAGGAATGCAAAGATAAGTTACTGGCCTCAGAGCAGCAGATAGAGCAGCTGGAGGGACTCTGCAAG AAATTGGAGTCACAGGTAggggagatgcaggctgcacgGGATCAGGTGCAGCAGgaactgcagcagctgcagaagGAAAGTTCGGAAGTTAAAAAGAAAGCCAAGGAGCTGCAACGCTCACTGGAAACTGAGAAATCAGG GGCTACAAGTCTGCAGGAGGaattaaagaaaaagacaggTACCTTGAGTGATGTCCAGCAGAAGCTAGCACAGTCCGAGCAGGAGATTgctactttgaaggcaaacctGGAAAAGGTGACCCAGGAGGGAAAGTCTCAACATGCAGAGCTGGATAAAAAAGctcagagtctgacagcagagtTACAAAAGGcccaagaggaaaaaaaggctcAACAAAAGGAGCTTGCAGCTACTCAGGAGAGTCTCGGAAAGGCTAACAAAGCACTGAAAGAGAGTCAGAGTCAACTGGACACTGAGAGGAAGAACCATAAATCAGCTATAGAGGAGAAG GATAAGTCTAATGAAAAAGCAAGACAGGAGCTTCTGAAAAATAATGAGTCCATCACAAAGGCAATGAAGGAATCCAAAGAACAGCTGGAGCAGATGAGAGAG GCAGAGAAACAGCTAAAAGTGCAGCTGACCTCATTAGAACAACAGCACACAAAGACTCAGGAGACACTGAGGGAAAAGGAGAACGAGCTGGAAAAGCTGCGGATGCAACTGAAGACGACCCAGGGATCTTTGGAAGAAGAGATTAAGAAACTGAATGGCCAAGTGACAGAGCTTAAGGAAGCTGGTGTCAAGAAA GCACAAGAAGAAAATAAGCTGAAGGCACAGGTGTCGGGGCTCGGCCAGGAGCTGACCTCTGAGAAGAGCCGgacagcagagctgcagaagGCCTTGGAGCAAAGCAAGGAACACATCAATAAACTTCAATCTGACGTGTACGGAAAAGACTCTGAGGTTTCTGCCCTCCGTCAAGATCTCAAG GCATCAGAGCAGAAACTGAGCATGGgtcaggaggagctggctgcTAATCGAACCCATCAGTCAGGCTTAGAGTCCCAGATCCAGGACTTGAAATCAGGCCGGAGCTCGCTGGAGCAGGAGGTCGCCAAACGGGACGAGAAGCTCCAACAGCAGGAGCAAACCCTGAAGGAGCTACAGAAGCAAAAG GGTCAAGTTAAGGAGGAGCTGGACAAGGAGAAGAGCAATGTGGAGGAGCTGAACAAAGCGAAGAGTGTCCTGGAGAAGAACAACAGCAGACTGACTTCAGAGTTAAAAACACTAATGGAGAAGAGCGAGAAG GAGCTCGGCGAATTGCAGGAAGCCAAACAGCTGTTGATCCAGCAGAAACTTGAGCTGCAGGCTCAGGTGGAGGCAGCACAGGGTGCTCTCAAGCAGGAGCAGAAGGAGCACCAGACCACCAAGGACAGCAGGAGTGAGAGGGAGGAGCAGCTCCTAGCCCAAATCAGGGACGCTCAGGATCAGCTG GCAGCAGAGAAGAAGAGATGGGAAGAGCAGGTGAAACGTGGGGAGGAGACAGAAGCTAAGATGGGTTTGCAGGTGACAGCCCTGAATGAAAACGTGGCCACGTTGAAGAGGGAATGGCAGGGCAGCCAGCGGAGAGTCGGCGAACTCGAGAAGCAGACGGATGAGCTGAGAGGAGAAATCGCTGTGCTGGAGGCCACCGTGCAGAACAACCAGGATGAGCGACGGACTCTTTTGGAAAG GTGCGTGAAGGGTGAAGGTGAGATCGAGAAGCTCCAGGCCAAAGTGGTGGAGCTCCGGAGGAAACTGGATGACACGACGGCTGCCATGCAGGAGCTCGGCAGAGAGAACCAGTCGCTTCAG ATCAAGCAGTCACAGAGTCTGACCAGAAAGTGGGCTGAGGATCACGAAGTGCAGAACTGCATGGCCTGTGGGAAAGGCTTCACCGTCACTGTCAGGAAG CACCACTGCAGACATTGTGGAAACATCTTCTGTGCCGAGTGTTCGTCAAGGAACGCCCTCACTCCGTCCTCTAAAAAGCCAGTGCGCGTGTGTGAGACGTGCTTCGAGGAGCTCCAaggctga